In Candidatus Woesebacteria bacterium, one DNA window encodes the following:
- a CDS encoding Peptidyl-prolyl cis-trans isomerase: protein MAKVVGKKEITKKKAAINLEDKDKKEVKVKKASSKKFVLLVFFLLLLTALGLWIYSHLDWFVVATVNGKPIWRTELIKELEKRNGKQTASFLLSKALVYQEAKNKGINVSESEIKDLFNKYDEQFKTQGTSLKDALSLQGMTEDSYKEELKYELTVRKLLGDKIAVSDDEIKEYYDKNKSQFGKDQTLDAMKETIKQVLSDQKLSFNYQTLIQDLESKAKVKRFFNF from the coding sequence ATGGCAAAAGTCGTTGGCAAAAAAGAAATAACGAAAAAGAAAGCCGCTATTAATCTAGAAGATAAAGATAAAAAAGAAGTTAAAGTTAAAAAGGCTTCTTCTAAAAAGTTTGTTCTACTGGTCTTTTTTCTTCTTCTTTTAACCGCTTTAGGCCTTTGGATTTACTCACATCTTGATTGGTTTGTGGTTGCTACTGTCAATGGTAAGCCTATTTGGAGGACTGAATTAATAAAGGAGCTAGAAAAGAGGAACGGTAAGCAAACTGCTTCCTTTTTGTTAAGTAAAGCGCTTGTCTACCAGGAAGCAAAAAATAAGGGTATTAATGTTTCAGAAAGTGAGATTAAAGATCTTTTTAATAAGTATGATGAACAATTTAAGACTCAAGGAACCTCGCTTAAAGACGCCTTGTCTCTTCAGGGTATGACGGAAGATAGTTATAAAGAGGAGTTAAAATATGAACTTACGGTTCGTAAACTTTTGGGAGATAAGATAGCAGTGTCTGATGATGAAATAAAAGAATATTATGACAAAAATAAGAGCCAGTTTGGGAAGGACCAGACTTTAGATGCGATGAAGGAAACTATTAAGCAAGTTCTTTCTGATCAGAAGCTTTCTTTTAATTATCAAACTTTGATTCAGGATTTGGAATCAAAAGCTAAAGTTAAACGTTTCTTTAATTTTTAA
- a CDS encoding Crossover junction endodeoxyribonuclease RuvC: MLVLGIDPGTATTGYGLIRENNGELEAVSWGLIETDKELLLGKRFIHIYTQVSSLIKRFNPDVVAIEKIFFASNAKTAISVGQAQGVMIYCFAKSNIDVFEYAPGTIKKMVAGGGKAKKKDIQKSLRKIFGVKIRSAKKKKSHFDDSADALAVALCHILVSKEKGGEKDV; encoded by the coding sequence ATGCTTGTCTTAGGTATAGATCCAGGTACTGCAACCACAGGGTATGGTTTAATAAGGGAAAATAATGGTGAATTAGAAGCTGTCAGTTGGGGGTTAATTGAAACAGATAAAGAACTTCTTCTTGGTAAAAGATTTATTCATATTTATACTCAAGTCTCAAGCTTGATTAAAAGATTTAACCCCGATGTTGTTGCTATAGAAAAGATATTTTTTGCTTCAAATGCCAAAACTGCAATCAGTGTTGGCCAAGCTCAAGGAGTGATGATTTATTGTTTTGCTAAATCTAATATTGATGTTTTTGAATATGCCCCTGGTACCATCAAGAAAATGGTAGCGGGAGGTGGAAAGGCCAAGAAAAAGGATATTCAGAAGTCTTTACGCAAGATTTTTGGTGTTAAAATAAGAAGCGCTAAGAAGAAGAAAAGCCATTTTGATGATTCTGCCGACGCTTTGGCTGTTGCTTTGTGTCATATTCTGGTCTCAAAGGAGAAAGGGGGTGAAAAAGATGTTTAA
- a CDS encoding Glucose-6-phosphate isomerase, archaeal II / Mannose-6-phosphate isomerase, archaeal — MNNLDKIEDLLAFDKKRVYESITLFGEQIEQAYNEVGKLDIPKEYYQASNIVVAGMGGSALGGRVVDSLIPQRVRVPIEVFTEFYIPNYVNQNSLVILSSYSGTTQETLRDAYEALKKGARIFVITTGGKLEEFAHKEGVPAYIFNPENNPSSQPRLALGYSVTAILTLLGKCEYINLTNSEIKEVVSFIESLISDYKRENPEASNLAKKIAKDLRGYLPVIVTSEHLIGSCHAFKNQLNETAKTFSVLFDIPELNHHLLEGLKNPMRLRELVKFLIVESKLFTPEVSKRYPVTKEVIIKNGYPVITYEALGKNRLLQVFELIILSYFVAYYLAFLYQEDPASIPWVDYFKSRLQD, encoded by the coding sequence ATGAATAACTTAGATAAAATTGAAGATCTTTTGGCTTTTGATAAAAAGAGAGTTTATGAATCAATAACTCTTTTTGGCGAACAAATAGAGCAAGCCTACAATGAAGTTGGTAAGCTTGATATTCCTAAGGAGTATTATCAAGCTTCAAATATTGTTGTTGCAGGAATGGGTGGATCAGCTCTTGGAGGACGTGTTGTTGATTCTTTGATTCCTCAAAGAGTGAGAGTACCTATTGAGGTCTTTACTGAATTTTATATTCCAAACTATGTCAATCAGAACTCTTTGGTTATTTTGTCCTCCTATTCTGGTACTACACAGGAAACTTTAAGAGATGCGTATGAAGCTCTTAAAAAAGGGGCCAGGATTTTTGTAATTACAACTGGCGGCAAGCTTGAAGAATTTGCTCATAAGGAAGGTGTTCCAGCTTATATTTTTAATCCCGAAAATAATCCTTCTTCTCAGCCTCGTTTGGCTTTGGGTTACTCTGTAACTGCAATTCTTACTCTTCTTGGAAAATGCGAGTATATCAATTTAACAAATTCCGAAATTAAGGAAGTAGTTTCTTTTATTGAGTCTTTGATCTCTGACTACAAAAGAGAAAACCCCGAAGCAAGTAATTTAGCCAAAAAGATTGCTAAAGATTTAAGAGGTTACTTGCCAGTTATCGTTACAAGTGAGCATTTGATTGGTTCTTGCCATGCTTTCAAAAATCAATTGAATGAAACAGCCAAGACTTTTTCTGTTCTTTTTGATATCCCAGAATTGAATCATCATCTTTTGGAAGGCTTGAAAAACCCAATGCGCTTGCGAGAATTGGTTAAATTTTTGATAGTTGAATCAAAGCTTTTTACACCAGAGGTAAGTAAAAGATATCCTGTTACCAAAGAAGTAATTATTAAAAATGGTTATCCTGTGATTACTTATGAGGCTTTGGGAAAAAACCGCTTGCTGCAAGTTTTTGAGTTGATCATCCTTTCTTATTTTGTTGCTTATTATCTGGCTTTTCTTTATCAAGAGGATCCTGCGAGCATTCCTTGGGTAGATTACTTCAAAAGTAGATTGCAGGATTAG
- a CDS encoding Phosphomannomutase/phosphoglucomutase codes for MEKMSLFGTSGIRGDAESLFTNQFSFDLGRTFAKFLDNHKKKGLVAIGMDPRESSPRIKKAIISGLIFEKREVADQGVVPIPSLNYILKASSDYAGSIMVSGSHIKPHLNGVKFFAFEEEILKEHESEIEEIYFSLKEREPYQDIDLKLVIYEERAKEEYVNYLIGKAKRPYPKWKVVVDAGNGAQSDVAPYVLKYLGLDVVELNTSIQENFLSRDTEVEGDFLDLQEKVKETKADFGIGYDSDGDRCVFIDEKSNFIPGDYTGALIASRIAKDSVVTPINTSQVVEKVCKKVYRTKVGSPYVVSKMKETDSNFGFEANGGGIFSEMHSRDGGRSTIEVLNILAESKKSLSALISELPQYFLARDKVEYKWELKEKIVDEARNKFKGIRVDKTDGLKIWLDDETWILFRSSQNAPEFRVFAESTSKSKARSLLLEGINLVKDVIIKQNE; via the coding sequence GTGGAAAAAATGTCTCTTTTTGGAACAAGTGGTATCAGGGGTGATGCTGAAAGCCTCTTTACAAATCAATTCTCCTTTGATTTGGGCCGTACTTTTGCCAAGTTTCTGGATAATCATAAGAAAAAGGGTTTGGTGGCAATAGGAATGGATCCTCGTGAATCAAGTCCTAGGATTAAAAAAGCTATTATTTCAGGCCTTATTTTTGAAAAAAGGGAAGTTGCTGACCAGGGTGTTGTCCCAATTCCTTCGTTAAACTATATTTTAAAAGCGTCTTCTGACTATGCTGGTAGCATAATGGTTTCAGGTAGCCATATAAAACCCCATCTTAATGGGGTTAAGTTTTTTGCTTTTGAAGAAGAAATTTTAAAAGAACATGAGAGCGAGATAGAAGAAATCTATTTTTCGCTTAAGGAAAGGGAACCTTATCAAGATATAGACTTGAAATTGGTTATTTATGAAGAAAGGGCAAAAGAAGAGTATGTAAACTATCTTATAGGGAAAGCAAAAAGGCCTTATCCCAAATGGAAAGTGGTAGTTGATGCTGGCAATGGTGCTCAATCTGATGTTGCTCCTTATGTTTTGAAATACTTGGGTCTTGATGTTGTGGAGTTAAACACGTCAATTCAGGAGAATTTTCTCTCTCGTGACACCGAAGTTGAAGGTGATTTTCTTGATTTGCAGGAGAAAGTAAAAGAAACTAAAGCTGATTTTGGCATTGGTTATGACTCTGATGGGGACAGATGTGTTTTTATAGATGAGAAGAGCAATTTTATCCCGGGTGATTATACTGGAGCTCTAATTGCCAGTAGAATTGCCAAGGATTCGGTGGTTACACCGATTAACACTTCCCAGGTGGTTGAGAAAGTTTGCAAGAAAGTTTATCGGACTAAAGTGGGTTCTCCTTATGTTGTTTCTAAAATGAAAGAAACAGATAGCAACTTTGGGTTTGAAGCCAATGGAGGTGGAATTTTTTCAGAAATGCATAGCCGCGATGGCGGCAGATCTACTATTGAGGTGTTAAATATTCTTGCTGAATCAAAAAAATCTCTTTCAGCCTTGATCTCGGAACTTCCCCAATATTTTTTGGCTCGCGACAAGGTTGAATATAAGTGGGAGCTTAAAGAAAAGATAGTTGATGAGGCAAGGAATAAATTCAAGGGTATAAGAGTAGATAAAACAGATGGGCTTAAGATTTGGCTTGATGATGAGACTTGGATTTTATTTAGGAGCTCACAAAACGCTCCTGAATTTAGAGTCTTTGCTGAATCAACCTCAAAATCAAAAGCTCGTAGTTTGCTTCTTGAGGGAATTAATCTAGTCAAAGATGTAATTATTAAGCAAAATGAATAA
- a CDS encoding Phosphoenolpyruvate synthase: MTAQKLVIYFKDLDKSDVNLVGGKGANLGEMTKIGMPVPPGFAITANSYDLFLKENNLESKIYSLLSSLDVSDPAQLQEASATIQKMILGSDIPQEVIREVVRGYAKLSGILKKALVAVRSSATAEDMPSTSFAGQQATILNVQGENNLLQALKECWASLFTARSIFYRVQNKIPHEKVKIAVIVQKMVQSEASGVIFTVDPVTKEKDRIVIEAVWGLGEMIVQGSVIPDRYVVQKDTFDILSKEISEQDRELVRRGKETKEFSVPKNKRNSPKLNDSEIKFLAKIAQKLQEHYFFPQDIEWAKEKNNLYIVQTRPITTLGSEAKFSQKDGEFSDLPVLLSGKPASPGVGSGEVKLVKSAKEISKVKEGDVLVSTMTSPDFVPAMKKASAIITDEGGMTSHAAIVSRELGVPCVVGTKNATKILKEGLVVTVDGENGVIYKGTKNKQLKKESLKEVYRPRKTATKLYVNLAEPEMAKKVAKLDVDGVGLLRAEFMMANMKIHPKEAIKNKKQIKYIDDLAKGVETFCKSFYPRPVVYRTTDFKTNEYRVLEGGAHWEPQEANPLLGFRGALRYILNQEVFTLELKALKKVLSSYNNLRIMIPFVRSPLELAKVRKIVASEGLFDFSSFKFWMMVELPVNVIQLEDFIKVGIDGVSIGSNDLTMLLTGTDRDNAEVASAFDERSPAVLWAIRKTIKTCNKHGVTTSICGQAPSIYDDYAFNLVKWGITSISVNPDAIARTRENIYQAEKELSKKEV; encoded by the coding sequence ATGACTGCCCAAAAGTTGGTTATCTACTTCAAGGATTTGGACAAAAGCGATGTAAATTTGGTTGGAGGCAAGGGAGCAAACTTGGGGGAGATGACAAAAATAGGGATGCCTGTGCCACCCGGTTTTGCTATAACTGCTAATTCTTATGATCTTTTTCTGAAAGAGAATAATCTTGAGAGTAAAATCTATTCGCTTTTGTCATCACTTGATGTTTCAGATCCAGCCCAGCTTCAAGAAGCTTCAGCCACGATACAAAAAATGATATTAGGTTCTGATATACCTCAAGAGGTTATTCGCGAAGTAGTCAGAGGTTATGCAAAGCTTTCAGGAATACTTAAGAAAGCTTTAGTTGCAGTAAGGTCATCAGCTACAGCCGAAGATATGCCTTCCACTTCTTTTGCCGGCCAACAGGCAACAATTTTAAACGTGCAAGGAGAGAATAATTTGCTTCAGGCATTAAAAGAATGTTGGGCCTCGCTTTTTACTGCTAGATCTATTTTCTACCGGGTTCAAAACAAAATTCCTCATGAGAAAGTTAAAATTGCTGTGATTGTCCAAAAGATGGTGCAATCTGAGGCTTCGGGAGTAATTTTTACAGTAGATCCTGTAACTAAAGAAAAGGACAGGATTGTTATTGAGGCTGTTTGGGGATTGGGTGAGATGATAGTTCAAGGTTCAGTTATTCCAGACCGTTATGTGGTTCAAAAAGACACTTTTGATATTCTTTCAAAAGAAATTTCAGAGCAGGATAGAGAACTTGTTAGAAGAGGAAAGGAAACTAAAGAATTTAGTGTGCCAAAAAATAAGCGAAACTCGCCAAAGTTAAATGATTCTGAGATTAAATTCTTGGCAAAAATTGCTCAAAAACTACAGGAGCACTATTTCTTTCCTCAAGATATAGAGTGGGCTAAGGAGAAAAATAACCTTTATATTGTTCAAACAAGACCAATCACTACTTTAGGTTCCGAAGCCAAGTTTTCCCAGAAAGATGGTGAATTTTCAGATTTGCCCGTTCTCCTTTCAGGCAAACCAGCAAGTCCTGGTGTAGGTAGTGGGGAAGTTAAGCTGGTTAAAAGCGCTAAGGAAATTAGTAAAGTAAAGGAGGGTGATGTTTTGGTATCAACAATGACCTCGCCTGATTTTGTGCCAGCAATGAAAAAGGCATCAGCAATCATTACCGATGAAGGCGGTATGACTTCTCATGCTGCCATAGTCTCTCGGGAGTTGGGTGTCCCTTGCGTAGTTGGTACTAAAAACGCAACAAAAATATTGAAAGAAGGATTAGTAGTTACTGTAGATGGTGAGAATGGTGTAATTTACAAGGGTACTAAGAATAAACAATTGAAGAAAGAAAGTCTTAAAGAAGTTTATCGTCCCCGAAAGACAGCAACCAAGCTTTATGTAAACTTAGCTGAGCCTGAGATGGCAAAGAAGGTGGCAAAACTTGATGTTGATGGGGTTGGACTTTTAAGGGCTGAATTTATGATGGCCAACATGAAGATTCATCCTAAAGAGGCTATTAAGAATAAGAAGCAAATCAAATATATAGATGATTTGGCTAAAGGTGTTGAGACTTTTTGTAAATCATTTTATCCAAGACCAGTTGTTTACCGAACTACCGATTTCAAAACTAATGAGTACCGTGTGCTTGAAGGCGGGGCTCACTGGGAGCCCCAAGAGGCAAATCCGCTTCTTGGTTTTAGAGGTGCTTTGCGTTATATTCTAAATCAGGAAGTGTTCACATTGGAGTTAAAGGCTCTCAAAAAAGTACTCTCGAGCTACAATAACTTAAGGATTATGATTCCTTTTGTACGTTCTCCTTTAGAGCTTGCAAAAGTCAGGAAGATAGTTGCCTCGGAAGGGTTATTTGATTTTTCTAGCTTTAAGTTTTGGATGATGGTGGAACTGCCTGTCAACGTAATTCAACTTGAAGATTTTATTAAGGTAGGAATCGACGGAGTTTCTATAGGTTCTAATGATTTAACCATGCTTTTGACCGGAACCGACCGCGATAATGCCGAAGTAGCCTCTGCCTTTGATGAAAGGTCGCCTGCTGTTCTTTGGGCAATAAGAAAAACAATAAAAACTTGTAATAAGCATGGAGTCACTACATCAATTTGTGGGCAGGCGCCATCTATTTATGATGATTATGCTTTTAACCTAGTTAAGTGGGGAATAACCAGTATCTCTGTTAATCCAGATGCAATAGCTCGTACTCGCGAGAATATTTATCAAGCAGAAAAGGAACTTTCTAAGAAAGAAGTTTAA
- a CDS encoding 2,3-bisphosphoglycerate-independent phosphoglycerate mutase has translation MPLEDKKLVVLLVLDGWGLAPPGPGNAISLAETPNMNQFWASFPHTQLLASGDAVGLPRGEVGNTETGHLNLGAGRIVYQDLERINMAIADGSFLENPVLKQALDHAIKFNSKIHLLGLLGAGGVHSSAEHLYALIKFFSQNKFDRLFLHIITDGRDSPPTASISYINSLRKVIEREGVGVIASLMGRYWAMDRDRRWDRTQKAYEALTEGKGNLVKTPEEAIQFSYSEGKTDEFIEPALITNQEGKPVSLISDNDVVIFFNFRIDRPRQLTSAFIVDDFSNTSLALDFDPYLERYKKMHLIGKVAFYQKVFERKVKLNNLFFCTMTEYSKSLSESGAHALFPPEIVEMPLGRVIAENSLRQLRMSESEKERFVTFYFNGQRENPFPGEERIIVPSPNVPTYDLKPEMSVYELTDKLISALKQDVYQFVLVNFANPDMVGHTGNIGAAVKACEVVDQCVGKIANFILAFGGYLLITADHGNVEVMINPATGQIETEHDSSPVPFIAISRNFIGKSQTLISGILADVAPTVLSLLELPIPSQMMGRNLLTSLSS, from the coding sequence ATGCCTCTTGAGGATAAAAAGCTAGTAGTTCTCTTGGTTCTTGACGGATGGGGATTGGCTCCTCCTGGTCCTGGAAATGCTATTAGTTTGGCAGAAACTCCCAATATGAATCAGTTTTGGGCCTCTTTTCCTCACACACAGCTTTTGGCTTCTGGTGATGCTGTTGGCTTACCTCGAGGCGAAGTCGGCAATACCGAAACAGGCCATTTAAATTTAGGGGCTGGAAGAATTGTTTACCAAGACTTGGAAAGAATAAACATGGCAATTGCTGATGGTTCTTTTCTTGAAAACCCAGTTTTAAAACAAGCTTTAGATCATGCTATTAAATTTAATTCTAAGATTCATCTTTTAGGACTTCTTGGAGCAGGTGGTGTTCATTCAAGTGCTGAACATCTGTATGCCTTGATTAAGTTTTTTAGTCAAAATAAGTTTGATCGGCTGTTTTTGCATATTATTACCGATGGTAGAGATTCACCTCCCACAGCTTCTATTTCATACATAAACTCGCTAAGGAAAGTGATTGAAAGAGAAGGGGTGGGAGTTATTGCCTCTTTAATGGGTAGATACTGGGCTATGGACCGAGATCGTCGTTGGGATAGAACTCAGAAAGCGTACGAAGCATTGACTGAAGGAAAGGGAAATCTGGTTAAGACCCCGGAAGAAGCTATTCAATTTTCATATTCTGAAGGCAAGACAGATGAATTTATAGAACCTGCATTGATAACAAATCAAGAGGGCAAACCCGTGTCTTTGATATCTGATAATGATGTTGTCATTTTCTTTAATTTCAGAATAGATAGGCCTAGACAATTAACATCGGCTTTTATTGTTGATGATTTCAGCAATACTAGCTTGGCCTTGGATTTTGATCCATATCTTGAAAGATATAAAAAGATGCATTTAATTGGTAAGGTTGCTTTTTATCAGAAAGTGTTTGAAAGGAAAGTCAAACTTAATAATTTATTTTTCTGTACTATGACAGAATATAGTAAATCTCTTTCAGAAAGTGGTGCTCACGCACTTTTTCCACCCGAGATAGTAGAAATGCCTTTAGGAAGAGTAATTGCTGAAAATTCCCTAAGACAATTAAGAATGAGTGAATCAGAAAAAGAGAGGTTTGTAACCTTTTATTTCAATGGTCAAAGAGAAAATCCATTTCCTGGGGAAGAAAGGATAATTGTTCCTTCGCCAAATGTGCCAACTTATGATCTTAAGCCGGAGATGTCTGTTTATGAATTAACAGACAAACTAATTTCTGCCTTGAAGCAAGATGTTTACCAATTTGTTCTTGTTAATTTTGCCAATCCCGATATGGTGGGGCACACTGGCAATATTGGCGCTGCCGTTAAGGCTTGCGAAGTAGTAGACCAATGTGTGGGTAAGATTGCCAATTTTATACTTGCTTTTGGAGGATATCTTTTGATAACTGCCGATCATGGCAACGTTGAAGTTATGATTAATCCTGCAACGGGGCAAATTGAGACGGAACACGACAGCTCTCCAGTTCCTTTTATTGCTATTTCAAGAAATTTTATAGGAAAATCGCAAACTCTGATTTCTGGAATTTTAGCTGATGTTGCCCCTACAGTTCTTTCTCTTCTTGAATTACCAATTCCTTCACAAATGATGGGGAGAAACCTTCTGACAAGCTTATCTAGTTAA
- a CDS encoding metallopeptidase yields MRRKNTGSRIFWEDAPDIKERIAILKKEGGFSWLDLESVFCLRSKGSKSRAIARIWGLPSLWQKVLNIKPHYVIEVISERYDRLKDREKDDVLLHEIAHIPRNFSGSLVPHYRRGKRKFQDLVKTLKLRYHRQDGNNYSSGRK; encoded by the coding sequence GTGAGAAGAAAAAATACAGGAAGTAGGATTTTTTGGGAAGATGCTCCTGACATAAAAGAAAGAATAGCTATTTTAAAGAAAGAGGGAGGCTTTTCATGGCTTGATCTTGAATCTGTTTTTTGCTTAAGGTCAAAGGGATCAAAGTCAAGAGCTATTGCCCGAATTTGGGGGTTGCCTAGTTTATGGCAGAAAGTTTTGAATATTAAACCTCATTATGTTATAGAGGTTATATCAGAAAGGTACGATCGACTTAAAGATCGAGAGAAAGATGATGTTCTTTTGCACGAAATTGCTCACATTCCCAGAAACTTTTCTGGTTCTTTAGTTCCTCATTATCGTCGTGGAAAACGTAAATTCCAAGATCTAGTCAAGACTTTAAAACTGAGGTATCATAGGCAGGATGGAAATAATTATTCTTCAGGGAGAAAATAA
- a CDS encoding LSU ribosomal protein L19p translates to MAIKLKFKDTEFGVGDKVRVTQRLKEGDKERNQYFDGVVIAIRGKGAGKNFIVRKIGAQQIGIEKIFPVDSPSLKEVKVIKKGTAGVRKAKLYYIRKKSRKEISRIYQKAAAKEKK, encoded by the coding sequence ATGGCTATAAAACTAAAATTCAAAGATACAGAATTTGGGGTAGGAGATAAAGTCAGAGTTACTCAGAGGCTAAAGGAGGGCGACAAAGAAAGAAATCAATATTTTGACGGGGTAGTTATTGCTATTAGGGGGAAAGGGGCTGGAAAAAATTTTATCGTCAGGAAGATTGGGGCCCAGCAAATAGGTATAGAGAAGATTTTTCCAGTTGATAGCCCTTCTTTGAAGGAAGTGAAAGTAATTAAAAAAGGAACGGCAGGTGTGAGAAAGGCTAAACTTTATTATATTAGAAAGAAGTCAAGAAAAGAAATTAGCCGTATTTATCAAAAGGCAGCCGCAAAAGAGAAAAAGTGA
- a CDS encoding Enolase yields MATIKQIWAREILDSRGMPTIEVAGQLDSGQIAVFSVPAGASTGSHEAIELRDQDEDRFYGKGVLKAVNNVNTVLAQAVLGKDPSNQEEIDNILINLDGTPNKSKLGANAILAVSGLALRLGAIANNLTLYSWVLSLMKKMGITVYTKIPTPIFNIVNGGLHGASNLDFQEFHIVPVSFKSYSEGLRMAAEIYMVAGNKLRQKGAIHSVGDEGGFAPNLFTNMDALELLVESIKQTRYGLGRDVFLGLDAAASVFYKNGSYQIKDKTSPLDKPAMLEYYKVLNDQYHLAILEDPLEEDDWEGWKKITEMLASETIIVGDDLLVTNPEKVQKAITEKACTAVLVKPNQVGTISETLKVIKLARENGLKIVVSHRSGETNDWFIADFAVGVGADYVKFGAPARGERVAKYNRLLTIESEISAYLKQNAS; encoded by the coding sequence ATGGCTACTATAAAGCAAATTTGGGCAAGAGAAATTTTGGATTCAAGAGGCATGCCTACAATTGAAGTGGCTGGCCAACTTGATAGCGGCCAGATAGCTGTTTTTTCTGTTCCAGCAGGAGCTTCAACTGGAAGCCATGAGGCAATCGAACTAAGAGATCAGGATGAAGACAGATTTTATGGTAAGGGAGTTTTAAAAGCAGTAAATAATGTTAACACCGTCTTAGCACAGGCGGTCTTGGGAAAAGATCCTTCAAATCAAGAAGAAATAGACAATATTCTAATTAATCTTGATGGAACACCAAATAAATCAAAACTAGGAGCAAATGCCATTTTGGCTGTTTCAGGACTGGCTTTGAGATTAGGAGCTATTGCCAATAATCTTACTCTTTACAGTTGGGTTCTTTCTCTGATGAAAAAAATGGGCATAACTGTTTATACCAAAATCCCTACTCCGATTTTCAATATTGTTAACGGTGGTTTGCATGGAGCAAGTAACCTTGATTTTCAGGAGTTTCATATTGTTCCCGTTTCTTTTAAATCTTATTCTGAAGGATTAAGAATGGCTGCTGAAATCTATATGGTGGCGGGTAACAAATTGCGGCAAAAAGGAGCAATCCACTCAGTTGGAGATGAAGGAGGATTTGCTCCTAATCTTTTTACCAATATGGATGCTCTTGAGCTTTTGGTTGAAAGCATAAAACAAACAAGATATGGGTTGGGGAGAGATGTCTTTCTAGGGCTTGATGCCGCTGCCTCTGTCTTTTACAAAAATGGTAGTTATCAGATAAAAGATAAAACTTCGCCTCTTGATAAACCTGCGATGCTTGAATACTACAAAGTCTTGAATGATCAATATCACTTGGCTATTTTGGAAGACCCTTTAGAAGAAGATGACTGGGAAGGTTGGAAAAAAATAACTGAGATGCTTGCCTCTGAAACAATTATTGTTGGTGATGATCTTTTGGTGACAAACCCTGAAAAAGTGCAAAAAGCAATTACAGAAAAAGCTTGCACTGCAGTTTTGGTCAAACCTAACCAAGTTGGTACAATTAGCGAGACCTTAAAAGTTATAAAACTGGCAAGAGAAAATGGTCTTAAAATAGTTGTTTCTCATCGTTCAGGTGAAACCAATGACTGGTTTATTGCCGACTTTGCTGTTGGTGTAGGAGCTGATTATGTTAAGTTTGGAGCTCCGGCAAGAGGAGAGCGGGTGGCCAAATATAATAGATTATTAACAATTGAATCGGAAATTTCCGCTTATCTTAAACAAAATGCCTCTTGA
- a CDS encoding Endonuclease has translation MIQNKKLGDLGEKAASLILQRHNYKIVARNYRNRFGEIDIIALDDDTLVFVEVKLRTGLRFGLPEEAVGRTKIEKIKKVGFEFWKKNFPHIKKMRIDVVSLKFSDGKFLGKIIKVI, from the coding sequence GTGATCCAAAATAAGAAATTAGGGGATCTTGGGGAAAAAGCAGCTTCATTAATTTTACAAAGGCATAATTACAAGATTGTGGCACGCAATTATCGCAACCGTTTTGGGGAAATTGATATTATTGCTCTAGATGACGACACTCTGGTTTTTGTTGAGGTAAAATTACGTACTGGACTTCGTTTTGGTTTGCCTGAAGAAGCTGTTGGCAGAACTAAAATAGAGAAAATTAAGAAAGTTGGTTTTGAATTTTGGAAGAAGAATTTTCCTCATATTAAGAAAATGAGAATAGATGTTGTTTCTCTCAAGTTTTCTGATGGTAAATTTTTGGGTAAGATTATTAAAGTGATCTAA